One genomic region from Nostoc sphaeroides encodes:
- the dhaK gene encoding dihydroxyacetone kinase subunit DhaK, with translation MKKLINKPEDFVRESLEGMAAAHSDLIKLNYDPTFVYRADAPIPGKVAIISGGGSGHEPMHAGFVGKGMLYAACPGEVFTSPTPDQMLEAAKQVDGGSGILYIVKNYSGDVMNFEMATELARSEGIRSLNILIDDDVAVKDSLYTQGRRGVGTTILAEKICGAAAEAGYDLPQIANLCRRVNLNGRSMGIALTSCTVPANGTPTFELSDREIELGIGIHGEPGTERTAIKSVDEITEILTRSLLEDAPYSRTLREWDENKGEWVDVELTNLPFTKGDRLLAFVNSMGGTPISELYIVYRKLAQICEQQGLQIVRNLIGPYITSLEMQGCSITLLKLDDEMIRLWDAPVKTASWRW, from the coding sequence ATGAAAAAGCTGATCAATAAGCCAGAAGACTTTGTACGAGAAAGTCTAGAAGGTATGGCGGCGGCTCATTCCGATTTAATTAAACTGAACTATGATCCCACTTTTGTCTATCGAGCCGATGCACCTATTCCGGGTAAAGTAGCAATTATTTCAGGTGGTGGCAGTGGACATGAACCAATGCACGCTGGCTTCGTGGGCAAAGGAATGCTTTACGCAGCTTGTCCTGGTGAGGTTTTCACTTCACCGACTCCTGACCAAATGCTAGAAGCAGCAAAGCAAGTAGATGGAGGCTCAGGTATCCTTTATATCGTCAAAAATTACAGTGGTGATGTGATGAACTTTGAAATGGCAACGGAGTTAGCTCGTAGTGAGGGCATTCGATCGCTAAATATTTTGATTGATGACGATGTAGCAGTGAAAGATAGTCTCTATACCCAAGGACGGCGGGGTGTGGGAACAACAATACTGGCAGAAAAAATTTGTGGTGCGGCGGCTGAGGCTGGGTATGATTTGCCACAAATAGCAAATTTATGTCGCCGAGTAAATCTGAATGGGCGGAGTATGGGAATTGCTCTAACATCTTGTACAGTCCCAGCTAATGGAACACCGACATTTGAATTGAGCGATCGCGAAATTGAATTAGGTATCGGTATCCACGGTGAGCCAGGAACAGAACGTACAGCTATAAAATCAGTAGATGAGATTACCGAAATATTGACGCGATCGCTCCTTGAAGATGCACCATACAGCCGCACACTGCGCGAGTGGGATGAAAACAAAGGAGAATGGGTAGATGTAGAACTAACAAATCTCCCATTTACCAAAGGCGATCGGTTATTAGCTTTCGTCAATAGTATGGGTGGAACCCCGATTTCTGAACTGTATATTGTTTACCGCAAACTCGCCCAAATCTGCGAACAGCAAGGCTTACAAATTGTGCGAAACTTGATAGGCCCTTACATCACATCTCTAGAAATGCAAGGTTGCTCCATTACCCTGCTGAAATTAGATGATGAAATGATCCGGCTATGGGATGCACCAGTAAAAACAGCAAGTTGGCGCTGGTAA
- the dhaL gene encoding dihydroxyacetone kinase subunit DhaL translates to MVSQPQILQWLQAYATEIEQNKAYLTELDAAIGDADHGINMDRGFKKVSAQLPTLTDKDISSILKAVSMTLISSIGGASGPLYGTWFLRASTAVVDKQELTEQDVLGLLQAGLDGVLQRGKAQLGDKTMVDVLSPAVAAFGQAVGESKGTLEAMQQAVAAAQRGLQETIPMQAKKGRASYLGERSIGHPDPGGTSAYLMLKILLGVLETKLLRK, encoded by the coding sequence ATGGTGAGTCAGCCGCAGATATTACAGTGGTTGCAAGCTTATGCAACTGAGATAGAGCAGAATAAAGCATATTTGACAGAATTAGATGCTGCGATCGGAGATGCTGACCACGGGATCAATATGGATCGCGGTTTTAAAAAGGTAAGCGCTCAGTTACCAACTCTTACAGACAAGGACATCAGCAGTATTCTCAAAGCTGTGAGTATGACCTTAATTTCTTCCATTGGCGGTGCTAGTGGCCCTCTTTATGGCACCTGGTTTTTGCGAGCCAGTACAGCAGTAGTTGATAAACAAGAATTAACAGAACAAGATGTGTTAGGGCTACTCCAAGCAGGCTTAGACGGCGTGCTACAACGTGGCAAAGCGCAACTAGGAGACAAAACAATGGTAGATGTGCTATCTCCGGCTGTAGCCGCTTTTGGGCAAGCTGTAGGAGAAAGTAAAGGGACGCTGGAAGCTATGCAACAGGCTGTAGCAGCAGCCCAAAGGGGGTTGCAAGAAACTATACCGATGCAGGCGAAAAAGGGACGGGCTAGCTACCTGGGGGAACGGAGTATCGGACATCCAGATCCAGGAGGGACTTCTGCTTATTTGATGTTGAAGATTTTGTTAGGTGTATTGGAAACTAAGCTGTTACGCAAATAA
- a CDS encoding YqaE/Pmp3 family membrane protein, with the protein MDLVRILCAIFVPPLGVFLQVGFGIDFWINIVLTLFGYIPGIIHAVWIIAKK; encoded by the coding sequence ATGGATTTAGTTCGGATTTTGTGTGCCATTTTCGTGCCGCCTCTGGGAGTGTTTTTGCAAGTAGGTTTTGGTATAGACTTTTGGATTAATATAGTTTTGACACTTTTTGGTTACATTCCTGGGATTATTCACGCAGTATGGATAATTGCTAAGAAATAA
- a CDS encoding translation initiation factor: MSSSNPKSSDKSFVYREFGNDNSAATERPIPELPAQQQNLKVQASRKGRKGKTVTVISGFQAKPETLADLVKQLKTQCGTGGTVKDNEIEIQGEHKQKIVEILTKLGYKAKISGG; encoded by the coding sequence ATGTCTTCTTCAAATCCCAAATCTTCTGACAAAAGCTTTGTCTACCGCGAATTTGGCAACGACAACTCCGCAGCCACAGAAAGACCAATTCCAGAACTTCCTGCACAACAGCAAAATCTCAAAGTACAAGCTTCCCGCAAAGGACGCAAAGGCAAAACCGTTACAGTGATTAGCGGTTTTCAAGCCAAACCAGAAACCTTGGCTGATTTGGTGAAGCAGTTGAAAACCCAGTGCGGCACAGGTGGGACAGTTAAAGATAACGAAATTGAAATTCAGGGCGAACACAAGCAAAAAATTGTCGAAATTTTGACCAAACTAGGTTACAAAGCTAAAATTAGCGGTGGCTAA
- the trpB gene encoding tryptophan synthase subunit beta, translating to MTITPLSPNSTAQVPDTLGRFGRFGGKYVPETLMPALTELETAYQQYRNDPGFQAELQQLLRDYVGRATPLYFAERLTAHYARPDRTGPQIYLKREDLNHTGAHKINNALGQVLLAKRMGKQRIIAETGAGQHGVATATVCARFGLECVIYMGVHDMERQALNVFRMRLMGAEVHPVEAGTGTLKDATSEAIRDWVTNVETTHYILGSVAGPHPYPMMVRDFHAVIGQETRAQAIQKWGVLPDILLACVGGGSNAMGLFYEFMNEPSIRFIGVEAAGEGVNTEKHAATLTKGRVGVLHGAMSYLLQDEDGQIIEAHSISAGLDYPGVGPEHSYLKDTGRAEYYSVTDAEALAAFQRLSKLEGIIPALETAHAIAYLETLCPQLTDSPRIVINCSGRGDKDVQTVAKFLNDA from the coding sequence GTGACTATCACTCCCCTATCTCCAAATTCAACTGCTCAAGTTCCAGATACGCTAGGTCGCTTTGGACGCTTCGGCGGTAAGTATGTACCTGAAACGCTGATGCCCGCTCTTACTGAACTAGAAACAGCTTATCAGCAATACCGCAATGACCCTGGTTTTCAAGCAGAACTACAGCAGTTGTTACGGGACTATGTAGGACGTGCCACACCATTATATTTTGCTGAACGCCTAACTGCTCATTATGCCCGACCCGATCGCACCGGGCCACAAATTTACTTAAAACGCGAGGATTTAAATCATACTGGCGCTCATAAAATTAACAACGCCCTTGGTCAGGTATTGTTGGCGAAACGCATGGGTAAGCAACGGATTATTGCCGAAACGGGTGCTGGCCAACACGGAGTTGCCACAGCTACAGTTTGCGCTCGTTTTGGGCTGGAATGCGTAATATACATGGGCGTTCATGACATGGAACGCCAAGCTTTAAATGTGTTCAGAATGCGGTTGATGGGGGCAGAAGTGCATCCGGTGGAAGCGGGAACTGGAACCCTCAAGGATGCCACTTCTGAAGCAATCCGCGATTGGGTGACAAATGTAGAAACAACTCACTACATTCTCGGTTCAGTAGCAGGCCCCCATCCTTACCCGATGATGGTACGTGATTTCCATGCAGTAATCGGGCAAGAAACTCGCGCCCAAGCAATCCAAAAGTGGGGTGTATTGCCTGATATTCTCTTGGCTTGCGTGGGTGGTGGTTCCAATGCTATGGGATTATTTTATGAATTTATGAATGAGCCTTCCATACGGTTCATTGGGGTTGAGGCAGCAGGAGAAGGTGTCAATACTGAAAAACACGCAGCAACCTTGACAAAAGGGCGAGTTGGTGTATTACACGGAGCAATGAGCTATCTTCTGCAAGATGAGGATGGGCAAATTATTGAGGCGCACTCAATTAGTGCAGGTTTAGATTATCCCGGTGTGGGGCCAGAACACAGTTATTTGAAAGATACTGGTCGCGCTGAATACTATAGTGTGACGGATGCAGAAGCTTTAGCGGCATTTCAGCGATTATCGAAATTGGAAGGGATTATCCCGGCATTAGAAACAGCCCATGCGATCGCCTACCTCGAAACCCTATGTCCTCAACTAACCGACAGTCCTCGGATTGTAATTAACTGCTCTGGACGTGGCGATAAGGATGTACAAACAGTAGCCAAGTTCTTAAATGATGCGTAA
- a CDS encoding CAP domain-containing protein: MIKTTIYSVALGTIILGSGAIATPVTNSTFTPTASSVSNSTLKIAASNVNAAALEEAVFKQINDYRVSQGLKKLTRNSAIDNQARIHSQNMAQGKVPVGHTGALQRVKAVGIPYSSAGENVATNYGYSDPVTTAVQGWLKSPGHLANIRGNFEKTGIGVVVSNNSRGEIFFTQIFFTPATTPATTPATTPVTPPATTPVTPPTVTPTSSNVSNNTGKLSGSKIDIAALEKAVFKQINDYRVSQGLKKLTRNSAIDNQARIHSQDMANRKVPFGHTGFSERVKAVDIPYSSAGENVAYNLGYSDPVTKAVQGWLKSSGHLANIKGNYEKTGIGVATNSRGEIHFTQLFFR; the protein is encoded by the coding sequence ATGATTAAAACAACAATCTACAGTGTTGCTTTGGGCACTATCATTCTCGGTAGTGGAGCGATCGCTACTCCTGTAACAAATTCAACTTTTACGCCGACAGCTTCAAGTGTATCGAATAGCACTTTGAAAATTGCAGCATCCAATGTTAACGCTGCTGCTTTAGAAGAGGCGGTTTTCAAACAAATTAATGACTACAGAGTTTCCCAAGGATTAAAAAAGCTGACTCGTAATTCTGCCATTGATAATCAAGCCAGGATTCACAGTCAGAATATGGCTCAAGGTAAGGTTCCCGTTGGACATACGGGAGCTTTACAACGTGTTAAAGCAGTCGGTATTCCCTACAGTTCAGCTGGTGAAAATGTCGCTACTAACTATGGATATAGTGACCCTGTGACGACAGCTGTTCAAGGCTGGCTCAAAAGTCCAGGGCATCTTGCTAATATCAGAGGTAATTTTGAAAAGACTGGGATTGGTGTTGTCGTTAGCAACAACAGTAGAGGCGAAATCTTCTTCACACAAATTTTCTTTACTCCTGCAACAACTCCTGCAACAACTCCTGCAACAACTCCTGTAACACCTCCTGCAACAACTCCTGTAACACCTCCAACTGTTACACCGACAAGCTCTAACGTCTCAAATAATACTGGTAAACTCTCAGGATCTAAGATTGACATTGCTGCTTTAGAAAAGGCGGTTTTCAAACAAATTAATGACTACAGAGTTTCCCAAGGATTAAAAAAGCTGACTCGTAATTCTGCCATCGATAATCAAGCCAGGATTCACAGTCAGGATATGGCTAATCGTAAAGTTCCCTTTGGGCATACGGGATTTTCAGAACGTGTTAAAGCAGTCGATATTCCTTACAGTTCAGCTGGTGAAAATGTCGCTTACAACCTGGGATATAGCGATCCTGTGACGAAAGCTGTTCAAGGCTGGCTCAAGAGTTCAGGGCATCTAGCCAATATCAAAGGTAATTATGAGAAAACGGGGATTGGTGTCGCTACTAACAGTAGAGGCGAAATCCACTTCACACAACTTTTCTTTCGCTGA
- a CDS encoding CAP domain-containing protein, with translation MFRQTAFGIALSALVLASGLTTVPIPNNPSTNTSTRNKLLSLFSSQVAISTPTFKTTELEKSVFNEINRYRASKGLPKLTLNANITRQARIHSQNMAKGKTPFSHQGFERRVNVIPIRYSSAAENVAFNRGYSNPVDEAVTGWIKSPGHLKNLKGNYNLTGIGVATNNQGEVYLTQLFFRTR, from the coding sequence ATGTTCCGACAAACTGCTTTTGGCATCGCTTTAAGTGCGCTTGTCCTTGCTAGTGGGTTAACGACTGTTCCGATACCAAATAATCCTTCTACGAATACATCCACCCGTAATAAGCTGTTGTCGCTTTTTTCCAGTCAGGTTGCAATATCGACTCCTACTTTTAAGACTACGGAGCTAGAAAAATCCGTTTTTAACGAAATTAATCGATATCGGGCTTCTAAAGGGCTGCCAAAGTTGACCCTAAATGCAAATATTACTCGACAGGCAAGAATTCATAGTCAAAATATGGCTAAAGGTAAAACACCATTTAGCCATCAGGGATTTGAACGGCGAGTCAATGTTATCCCTATTCGCTACAGCAGTGCGGCGGAAAATGTAGCTTTCAATCGGGGATATAGTAACCCTGTGGATGAAGCTGTTACTGGTTGGATTAAGAGTCCGGGACATCTAAAGAACCTTAAAGGAAATTATAACCTCACTGGAATTGGCGTTGCTACTAATAATCAAGGCGAAGTCTACCTTACACAGCTTTTCTTTCGCACTAGGTAG
- a CDS encoding ribonuclease H-like domain-containing protein — translation MTLQDFQVSDRDLGDAALVEYLESTAIAVDTETMGLLPQRDRLCLVQLCNEFGKVTAIRIAKGQADAPNLKKLLEGANVVKVFHFARFDLATLRANLGIQVRPVFCTKIASKLARTYTNRHGLKDVVQELEQVELDKSSQSSDWGNAASLSEAQLSYAANDVRYLLSVQHKLTEMLKREERWKIAQECFEFLPTIVSLDLLQFKDLFEH, via the coding sequence ATGACATTACAAGATTTTCAGGTGAGCGATCGCGATCTGGGCGATGCAGCCCTAGTAGAGTATTTAGAATCAACTGCGATCGCAGTTGATACAGAAACGATGGGATTATTGCCACAACGCGATAGGTTGTGTCTTGTCCAATTGTGCAACGAATTCGGGAAAGTGACTGCAATCCGCATCGCCAAAGGACAAGCTGATGCGCCAAACTTAAAAAAACTCTTGGAAGGGGCGAATGTCGTAAAAGTGTTTCACTTTGCTCGCTTTGACCTTGCGACTTTGCGAGCTAATCTGGGGATTCAGGTTAGACCTGTTTTTTGTACCAAAATTGCTAGTAAATTAGCCCGTACTTACACAAATCGCCACGGACTTAAAGATGTGGTGCAAGAGTTAGAACAAGTAGAACTGGATAAAAGCTCTCAAAGTTCTGATTGGGGTAACGCCGCTAGTTTATCTGAAGCTCAACTGAGTTATGCTGCCAATGATGTGCGCTATTTACTTAGTGTGCAGCACAAGCTAACAGAAATGCTCAAACGAGAAGAACGTTGGAAAATTGCTCAAGAATGTTTTGAATTCCTGCCAACAATAGTTTCGTTGGATTTGTTGCAGTTTAAAGATTTGTTTGAACATTAA
- a CDS encoding IS5 family transposase — protein MTKAYSSNLTQDQWELLEPLIPVAKKGGRPREVDVCSVLNAIFYVLTQGCTWRNLPGDFPNWQTVYTYFRNWRIDGTWISIHDRLRGWARVENERCVSPSEAIIDSQSVKSAAMVSQDVGYDAGKKVKGRKRFLTVDTLGLVLRVLVTAASVDERSGGKQVLKKVKKMGDTVSRLSTIWVDGGYDGNPFMQWVMDFYRWIVQVVLRPHERKGFVLLPKRWVVERTLGWLTGCRRLNKDYELLPQTSETFIYLAMIRIMVRRLA, from the coding sequence ATGACTAAAGCATACTCCAGTAACCTGACCCAAGACCAATGGGAATTGCTAGAACCGTTAATTCCAGTAGCGAAAAAAGGTGGTCGTCCAAGGGAAGTGGACGTATGTTCGGTACTCAATGCCATTTTTTATGTATTGACACAAGGGTGTACCTGGCGAAACCTACCGGGAGACTTTCCTAATTGGCAAACGGTGTATACATACTTTCGTAATTGGCGTATTGACGGAACATGGATCAGCATTCATGACCGACTTAGAGGTTGGGCGAGAGTGGAAAACGAGCGTTGTGTTAGCCCATCAGAAGCGATCATCGATAGTCAAAGTGTGAAAAGCGCAGCAATGGTCAGCCAAGATGTTGGGTACGATGCTGGAAAAAAGGTCAAAGGACGCAAGCGGTTTTTGACTGTGGATACGTTAGGTCTAGTGCTGCGAGTGCTGGTGACAGCAGCTAGTGTCGATGAACGCTCAGGAGGTAAACAAGTACTCAAAAAGGTTAAAAAGATGGGAGATACTGTTTCACGCCTTTCTACTATCTGGGTTGATGGTGGTTACGACGGTAATCCCTTTATGCAATGGGTGATGGATTTTTACCGATGGATTGTACAAGTTGTACTGCGACCCCATGAACGCAAGGGTTTTGTTTTGTTACCTAAACGTTGGGTAGTAGAAAGAACCTTGGGTTGGCTGACTGGGTGTCGGCGTTTGAACAAAGATTATGAACTATTACCCCAAACTTCTGAGACTTTTATCTATCTGGCGATGATTCGCATCATGGTAAGGCGTTTGGCATAA
- a CDS encoding response regulator transcription factor codes for MVMVPATTPKILIVDDDFGVRNLVYRFLSRKYQIESAADGKTALSLFEQFNPALVILDWNLPDLNGYSLCQEMQSRTNVLVLILTSRTDEADKIKILSAGADDFMTKPFSLAEVEVRVEALLRRIRYINPSPTQRIIFKQLAINPEGREVTLNDKPLALTALEFNILHFLASHPNQAWSRPQLIQKIWGCDYVGDGRVVDVHIGQLRKKMEVDASIPEFIKTVRGYGYKFEAPDENTNS; via the coding sequence ATGGTTATGGTTCCCGCTACTACTCCCAAAATTCTGATCGTCGATGACGACTTCGGCGTTAGAAATCTCGTCTATCGTTTTTTAAGCCGGAAATATCAAATAGAGTCCGCAGCAGATGGTAAGACTGCCTTATCGTTGTTTGAGCAATTCAACCCAGCTTTAGTGATTCTGGATTGGAATTTGCCGGATCTTAATGGTTATAGCCTCTGCCAAGAAATGCAGAGCCGTACTAATGTTTTAGTACTGATACTGACTAGTAGGACTGACGAGGCTGATAAAATTAAAATCTTAAGCGCAGGTGCTGATGATTTCATGACCAAACCGTTTAGTCTTGCAGAAGTTGAAGTTAGAGTAGAAGCTCTTTTGAGACGGATACGCTACATTAACCCCTCCCCAACACAACGGATCATTTTTAAGCAGCTAGCAATTAACCCAGAGGGCCGGGAGGTAACACTTAACGATAAACCTCTTGCTTTAACAGCGCTAGAATTTAATATCTTACATTTTTTGGCAAGTCATCCTAATCAGGCTTGGAGTCGCCCACAGCTAATCCAAAAAATTTGGGGTTGCGACTACGTGGGAGATGGCCGAGTAGTTGATGTGCATATTGGTCAGCTTCGCAAGAAGATGGAAGTCGATGCCAGCATACCGGAGTTTATTAAAACTGTGCGGGGCTATGGTTACAAGTTTGAAGCGCCCGACGAAAATACTAATTCCTGA
- a CDS encoding OB-fold nucleic acid binding domain-containing protein, which yields MIKIVTRKYLGKLSVYDIGVEHDHSFAIKNGLIASNCFNKSHSTAYAYVTYQTAYLKANYPLEYMAALLTANSGDTDKVQRYITNCTNMGITIDPPDINRSGVDFTPTLGKILFGFSAVRNVGQNAIACILEARNETGFKSLADFCDRVDLRAVNRRTLESLIYCGAFDKIEPNRQQLINDSELVYDWAQSRAKDRASGQGNLLDLLGDGFSSTPNKRANNAFETAPKSKPVMDLPPQKKLQMEKELLGFYVSDHPLKSLRQIAPLLTPINLSQLGEQREEIRLCAVVMLNNVKKVVTKKGEQMAILQIEDLTTQSEAVVFPKTYERISSVLQVDTRFIIWGKVDRRDEQTQFIVEDAEPVETVQMVMVELNPQQVGNMDYLHHLKTILQNQAGDKEKAKMPVIGIIQTENSRKLVRLGWQYCVQDSRITVQALQNASFPAHIKSLTGI from the coding sequence ATGATTAAAATAGTCACACGAAAATATTTAGGAAAACTAAGTGTCTATGACATTGGTGTTGAACATGACCATAGTTTTGCGATCAAAAATGGGTTAATCGCTTCCAATTGTTTCAATAAATCCCATTCCACGGCTTATGCTTATGTAACTTATCAAACAGCATATTTAAAAGCTAATTACCCATTAGAATATATGGCGGCACTGTTAACTGCTAACAGTGGCGATACCGATAAGGTACAAAGATATATTACTAACTGTACAAACATGGGTATTACCATAGATCCACCGGATATTAATCGCTCTGGTGTTGATTTTACGCCGACATTGGGAAAGATTCTGTTTGGATTTTCGGCGGTGCGGAACGTGGGACAGAATGCGATCGCTTGTATTTTGGAGGCGAGAAATGAGACAGGATTTAAATCCCTCGCTGATTTTTGCGATCGCGTGGATTTACGTGCTGTTAACCGCCGGACTCTGGAATCGCTGATTTACTGTGGAGCCTTTGACAAAATTGAACCCAACCGTCAACAGTTAATTAACGACTCAGAATTAGTGTATGATTGGGCACAATCTCGCGCTAAAGACAGAGCTAGTGGTCAAGGAAATCTCTTAGATTTATTGGGCGACGGATTTTCTTCTACTCCGAATAAAAGAGCAAATAATGCCTTTGAAACTGCTCCTAAATCTAAACCTGTGATGGATTTACCCCCCCAAAAAAAGTTGCAGATGGAAAAAGAATTATTAGGCTTTTATGTATCAGATCATCCCCTGAAATCCTTACGGCAAATAGCACCACTTTTGACTCCAATTAACCTTTCGCAACTGGGAGAGCAAAGGGAAGAAATAAGGCTTTGTGCAGTTGTCATGTTAAATAACGTCAAAAAAGTGGTTACTAAAAAAGGCGAACAAATGGCAATTTTGCAAATAGAAGACCTCACTACACAATCAGAAGCTGTAGTTTTTCCCAAAACCTATGAACGCATTAGTTCCGTACTCCAAGTTGACACTAGATTCATTATTTGGGGAAAAGTAGATCGACGCGACGAGCAAACTCAATTTATTGTTGAAGATGCAGAGCCAGTGGAAACAGTACAAATGGTAATGGTGGAATTAAATCCCCAGCAAGTAGGTAATATGGATTACCTACATCACTTAAAAACAATTTTGCAAAACCAGGCAGGAGACAAAGAAAAGGCAAAAATGCCGGTGATCGGAATTATACAAACTGAAAATTCTCGGAAACTTGTTCGCTTAGGTTGGCAATATTGCGTACAAGATTCTAGAATAACCGTTCAAGCTTTGCAAAATGCCAGTTTTCCTGCTCATATCAAATCGCTGACTGGTATCTGA
- a CDS encoding SGNH/GDSL hydrolase family protein, with product MKVALIVLFLVVVGLFVVVEIGLRSLFGFGNPLIYIGDEQIGYLLAPNQRTRRFGNRIEINEYSMRGNPLKKTPASSDLRVLLLGDSIANGGWWTDQTNTISTMMMRSLASSTSNYQEVEVLNASANSWGPRNELAYLEKFSNFNAQAVVLLINTDDLFATAPTSLPIGRDRNYPDSKPPLALVEVWQRYILKQQPIPEIKAVQNEAGDRVGINLEAIAKIQALTRQSNSQFLLVMTPLLREVGEPGPRDYEIIARQRLNDFTKAQQINYIDFLAIFNSTTNPQGLYHDHIHLNLQGNKFVSEVMERSLLEILAEVPLPQSY from the coding sequence GTGAAAGTGGCGTTGATCGTACTTTTTTTGGTGGTTGTGGGATTGTTTGTGGTAGTCGAGATCGGACTGCGATCGCTCTTTGGCTTTGGTAATCCCCTGATTTACATTGGCGATGAGCAGATTGGTTATTTATTGGCTCCTAACCAGCGTACCCGTCGTTTTGGTAATCGCATTGAAATTAATGAGTATTCTATGCGAGGTAATCCGCTTAAGAAGACACCTGCATCTTCTGATCTGCGAGTTTTACTGTTAGGGGATTCTATTGCTAATGGTGGCTGGTGGACGGATCAGACTAATACAATATCCACGATGATGATGCGTTCTCTAGCATCATCCACTAGTAATTATCAGGAAGTAGAAGTGCTAAATGCTTCAGCTAACTCTTGGGGGCCAAGGAACGAGTTAGCTTATTTAGAGAAGTTTAGCAATTTCAACGCTCAAGCAGTAGTGTTATTAATTAATACCGATGATTTGTTTGCTACTGCTCCCACTTCTTTACCGATAGGACGCGATCGCAACTATCCCGATAGTAAGCCTCCCCTAGCATTGGTGGAAGTGTGGCAACGTTATATCCTTAAGCAACAGCCAATTCCCGAAATAAAAGCAGTGCAAAATGAAGCAGGCGATCGCGTGGGGATTAATTTGGAGGCGATCGCCAAAATTCAAGCCCTGACTCGCCAAAGCAACAGCCAATTTCTCCTAGTCATGACTCCCTTACTGCGAGAAGTTGGTGAACCAGGCCCCCGCGATTACGAAATTATTGCACGCCAGCGCTTGAACGATTTTACTAAAGCCCAACAAATTAACTATATAGACTTTTTAGCGATATTCAATTCAACTACCAACCCACAAGGTTTATATCACGACCACATTCACCTCAACTTACAAGGTAATAAATTTGTCAGTGAGGTTATGGAGCGATCGCTTTTAGAAATACTGGCAGAGGTACCACTTCCTCAGAGCTACTAA